Proteins encoded by one window of Enterococcus saccharolyticus subsp. saccharolyticus:
- the cydB gene encoding cytochrome d ubiquinol oxidase subunit II, with product MSNLQLFWYILIGVLFAGFFFLEGFDFGVGMSVKTLAHNEKEEDQLIETIGPVWDGNEVWLVTAGGAMFASFPYWYASLFSGYYLILLLVLVGLIIRGVSFEFRHHMPADKRWIWGWTLSIGSLIVPFCFGLLFTSLVQGMPINANGDLSATFTDYVNPLSIVGGVALTLLSYLHGLNYISLKTTGPIRTRARNYAQALYGVAYVGLVAFAILLYFNTDFFEVRLTSTVIFLALMVILTVVANLALFKGKEKTAFLASGLTMVSLVALLFTGLFPRLIISSISPEYDLLIENASSSPYTLKIMSFVAIGLLPFVLGYTIWSYYIFRKRIKHTDVAGY from the coding sequence ATGAGTAATCTACAATTATTTTGGTACATTTTAATTGGTGTCTTGTTTGCAGGCTTCTTCTTCCTCGAAGGATTTGACTTTGGGGTTGGGATGTCTGTGAAAACACTGGCACACAATGAAAAAGAAGAAGATCAATTGATTGAAACAATTGGACCGGTTTGGGATGGAAATGAAGTGTGGTTAGTTACTGCAGGAGGCGCAATGTTTGCATCATTTCCATACTGGTATGCGTCGCTATTTAGTGGGTATTATCTGATTTTGTTACTCGTATTAGTCGGTTTAATTATTCGTGGAGTATCGTTTGAATTCCGTCACCACATGCCAGCTGACAAACGTTGGATTTGGGGCTGGACATTAAGTATTGGTAGTTTAATTGTGCCATTTTGCTTTGGCTTACTTTTCACTAGTTTAGTGCAAGGCATGCCAATTAATGCCAATGGTGATTTAAGTGCAACCTTTACGGATTACGTTAACCCTCTTTCAATTGTAGGTGGGGTAGCATTAACCTTATTATCTTACTTGCATGGATTAAATTATATTTCATTAAAAACAACTGGACCAATTCGCACGCGTGCGCGTAACTATGCCCAAGCGTTATATGGGGTTGCGTATGTTGGACTTGTGGCTTTTGCAATCTTGTTGTACTTTAACACTGATTTCTTTGAGGTTCGTTTGACATCAACGGTTATCTTCCTAGCGTTAATGGTTATTTTAACGGTTGTCGCAAACTTAGCCTTGTTTAAAGGGAAAGAAAAAACAGCTTTTCTTGCAAGTGGCTTAACAATGGTGTCATTAGTGGCGTTGTTATTTACAGGATTGTTCCCTCGTTTGATTATTAGTTCAATTAGTCCAGAGTACGATTTATTAATTGAAAATGCCTCTTCTTCACCATATACGTTAAAAATTATGAGCTTTGTAGCAATTGGCTTATTAC